The Jiangella sp. DSM 45060 genome contains the following window.
GACCGTCGTGGCGTCGACCATCGTTCCGGGCGAGACCTTGAACTGGTTGCTCCACCACGACGGCACCTGCACGCCTGAGTACTCCGGGCGGTACGCGTTGCTCCAGCCGCCCCGGGTCCAGGTCTTGCTCGAGACGTTGTTCGACGGGTCGTCCTCCGACGTCTCGCCGGCCGGCGACGTGTAGGTCGGGACGTCCGACGTCAGGGTGATGCTGTCGTTCTGGACGCCGGTGACCCGGAACCAGACCGAACCGCTGGCCACGGCCTGGGTGTCGGTCGGCAACGGCCGGCCGGTCGAGTCGTGGGTCGGCACCTGGACACGGGAGTAGTCGATCCCGGTCAACGTCAGGGTGAAGGTGGTCGGGCCCGTCTGCGTCAGGGTACAGCCGTCGACGAATGGCGCGGTCTGCTCGGCCGCGTGGGTGTCGTCGGACCAGGGATGCCCGATGGCCCCGGCCGGGTTCCCGGCGGCGCCGCCGCCGAACGCGGAGCAGGCGTTCGGACCCACCGCCAGCGCCGCCCCCGTGCCGGTGCTGGTCGTGAGGGTGTAGGTGACGGAGTCCGGACCCGGGTCGCTGCCCGCCCCCAGGAACAGCGTCCACTCGAGGTCGAGGTCGACGAAGTCGTCGTCGCCATAGGCGACACCCGCGGTGGACGAGCCCCAGGCGATGTCCATCTCGAACGGGTTGTCGATCGGGATCGGCGGAACCTCGGCGGTGAGCCCGTCGATCGTGCCGATCGCGCTCACCTCGTCGCCGGTCTCGCCGTCGACCTCGATGCCCGTCTGGACCACGACGGCGGTCCCCTCACGATGGGTGCCGAGGTTGCACAGCAGCCTCCGGCCGTCCGCCGAGATCTCCGACACCGGGTCGACGTCACTGGTCAGGCAGGCCTCGGGAACGGCCTCGAAGCGGCCATGGGCCAGCGTGACCGTGAAGTCGACGTTGTCGACGTCCTCGTTGCCGGGCGCCTCCTGGTCGTCGTTGACGTTCACCCGCCATTCGGCGACCACCGGGTCACCCGACGCCGCGACCTCCGGCGGATCGATCCATTGACCGGTGATCTCGTACACCGGCGCCGCCGCGGCCACTCCGGTGCTCGCGATCGCCATGCCGGTCGACGACGTCACCATCGCCAGCGCGGCCGCGAGGCCACGGTGCGCGCGACGCCGCCGCGCACCATCGCCACCACGGATATCTGACTTGATCGGTCCTGCGGACATAGTGCCTCCCCACCCACTACGAAAAACCGAACACATTGCCCCCCGGCAAGCCGCCGAAACGCGCCGGAATACCTGTGCGACCGGCCCGGATCGACGGCGCCCAGCTTTACAGGAAGCCGCACCAGGCCGCAGGAATGCGGCGCAATTGCACCGCTCTGGCCAGGGTGTTTCTGGGTTGAGAACCGGGGTGAATGAGGGTGAGGACCGGGTGAGTTCATTCATCCATTCGGCCGAATTCGGCGCCACCGACGCCCGGAACTGATACCTCATTGACCACGACGTCGAGCCGCTCACCCCGGCTCACCCCGCCCGGCGTCGCACCGGCCGCCCGACTCGGCGGATCCCGGTAGAGTCGCCCCAACCCATCGACCCGATCGTGAGGTACGACGTGAGTGCTCGAGAACTCGCCGAGATCGTCGCCGACGGTCGTTGGGACGATTTCGCGACACTGTGCGACAACACGTTCTTCCGCATGTCGCTGACCTGCCCCGCGGAACTCCAGGACACGCTCGAGACGGCGCCGGAGGAATGGATCCGGCGCCATCCCCGGCAGTACTACGCCCGCGCGGGACTGCGAGCGATCAACAAGCGCTTCTCCGTCTTCGAGACCGAGCCGCTCGAGGTGTTCACGGCGTGGGTCGCCGAACAGGACCCGGTGCTGACGCGTGACGCCGTCACCCTGCTGATCGCGCAGTTGCAGTACCGGCGCTTCATGGGCCAGTTCGACGAGGCCCTGCAGGTCGCCCGGCAGATCGAGCAGGCGATCGAGACCTCGACGGACTACGTCGACTTCGACGACTTCGTGGCCTGCATGTTCTTCCCGATCGGGGCGACCAGGCTGATGACCGGCGACCTCGCGGGCGGCATCGCCGCGTTCAGCTCCGCGCTGCGCTGGAGCCGGCACTGGCGGCCGCACCCGGCGGAGCGGCACGCCCGCAACTACCTGGCCACCACGCTGGCCCTGGCCGGCGACTACCGCGCCGCCGCCGAGCTGGTCGATCCGGACGAGCCGGTGCGCCAGTCCGACCCGGGCACGCTCGCGTTCCTGTACGAGTGCGGCGGCGCCTTCGGCCCGGCCCTGATCGCGCTCGGCGCGTACGACCGCACGCGGACGGCGTCCGCACTGGAGCGCCTCGACGATGCCGCCCGATCCGACGAGTTCTGGTGGCTGGGTGTGCACGCCCAGGCACTGTGGCAGCTCCACTGGGGCGAACCGCAGGAGGCCGCCGCGCTGATCGAGCGGTCGCTGCTGACCTTCCGGGAGCTCGCGCCGGCCGGGTCGATGGCACGCACCCTGCTGGTCAGCGACCTCGCCGACACCTATCAGGCGCTGGGGCTGATCGATCGGGCCATGAACCTGCTCGACCAGCCCGACACCGCCGGCGACGCGCCCTGGACGCTCATGTCGCGGGCGCGCCTGCACAACCTGACCGGCAACCCCCGCAGCGCCCTGGACCTGCTCGGCACCGACGGCGTCCGCACGGCGTTCCTCCCCACCCCGGCGTCGTGGCACCTCATCCGCGCCAACGCCTACCACCTGCTGCGCAACGACGAGCGGGCGAACGAGGCGCTCGGTCACGCGGCCGCCGCCATCACCAAGCTCGGCGATCGCCTCGCCGTCGCCGAATGCGCCGCCGAGCTCCGCGACCGCCTCGCCGCCCTCGTCGACGATCCGCCTGACACCCGCACGCTCTACCGGCACCAGCGCTCGGCCCAGCTCACCCGCCGCGAGCTGGAGGTCCTGCTCGCCCTGCGCACCAAGACGTCGGTCCGCGACATCTCCGAGCAGCTGTTCCTGTCGCCGAACACGATCAAGACCCACCTGCGAAACCTCTATCGCAAGCTCGGGGTCAACACCCGCGAGGAAGCCTTGCAGGCCACGCGCAAGCTGGAGTTCTGACAGCGACAGATGAGCGGTCCGGTCGAGGTCGCTACGGCTTCAGCTTGTCCGGCAGCACCTTGTGAGTGCCGTCGCACCACGGCTGGTCGGTGGACTTGCCGCACCGGCAGACGGCGCTGACGGGGCGGGTGGTGCGGTGCGCCCGGCCGTCGGCGTCGGCGACGACGTGCTCGCCGCGTAGCAGCAGCGGCCCGCCGGGGCAGACGATGACGTCGGGGTGCTCGATGCGGTCCGTCATGCCGCCACGCTCCGGTCCGCGAGCCAGCGCCGGGCGAACCGGTCCTCCAGCCCGAGACAGGTCAGCGCGCCGAACACCACCTCCGGAGCCTGGGCCGGCTCCTCGGCGACCAGCGCCCCGCAGATGGTGCGGACGGCGAGCTGCTCGTGCACGGCGTCGGCCTCGACGTGCTCCTCGTAGTAGGCGATCATCTCGGCCGGGAGCCCGAGCCGTTCCAGGCCCTGCGCCATCCGCCGCGACGGCAGCGAGCTGGTCGCCTCGAACGCCGCCAGATGACCGAGTGCCGCGCCGCGCAGCCGGCGGTGCAGCCCGAACAGCGACATCGCGTTGTTCTGCGCCAGCACCTCGACCGGGACGTCGTCGATGTAGGCCCCGTAGTCCGAGCGCAGGCCGGTGGCGTCGAGGCCGCGGACGAACAGGTGCGAGTGGAGCCGGTTCGGATCGCCGCAGCCGTACTCGTCGTACTGCAGCTCCATCAGCGCCGCCTTCGGCCCGGTGCTCAGCCGCGGCACCACCCACGCCGTCGGGTCGGCCTCCTTGAGGTGGTAGATCGTTCGATGACGCAGCAATTCCAGCGTCTGCTCGACGGTGGCGTCGCGCTGCACGAACGACGCGACGGAGGCGCCGTCGAACCCGTCGATCAGCTCGAACAGGGCGTCGGCGAACGGCTCGGAGAGCTCCGGCGGCGGGAACGACTCACGCAGCTCCGCCTCGAACCGGCGTTCCAGGACGCGGCGCAGCGTCAGCAGCTCCGGCTCCCATTCCAGTTCGTCGCCGACGTCCTCGAAGCCCCGGTAGGACAGCTCGTACAGCACCCAGAGACTCAGCTGCCGGTCGGCGTCGTCGGTGGCGGGGACGGCGGCCAGCCCGGCCGTCGCCGTCCCCTCGTGCAGGGCGGCCGCCAGTGCCTCGCTGAGCTCGCCCCGTGCCTTCGGTATCCGCATGCCCGGCTAATACCCGCGCACGAGCGCGGGATGCACCGTCAACGCGGCGCGACCGCCGGTGCGATGCTGGCGCGGAGCTGGCCGAGGATGCGGGCCAGCAGCCGCGACACCTGCATCTGGGTGACGCCCAGCTCCTCGCCGATCTCCTGCTGCGTCAGCCCCTTGAAGAAGCGCAGGTAGAGGATGCGCCGGTCGCGTGGCTTCAGCTCCCGGCAGGCCGGGCCGAGCACCGTCACCGCGTCCGCGCGGGCGAAGCCGTCGTCGTCCTCGCCCAGTGCCTCCGCGAGCGGGGTGTCGTCGTCGCTCATGCGGTAGTCGATGGACGCGGCGGTGAAGCACTCGCGCGACGCCTCGGCCTCGCGGACGTCCTCGACCCCGACCCCGAGATGCCCGGCCAGCTCCGACGCCGTCGGCGCCCGGCCCTGGTCCTGCGACAACTCCGTCCGGGCCGCCGTCACCGCCGCCGCGAGCTCCTGCACGCGCCGCGGCGGGCGCACCGTCCACCCGTGGTCGCGGAAGTAGCGCTTCACCTCGCCGCTGATCGTCGGGACCGCGAACGAGACGAAGTCCTTGCCGCGGCCCGGGTCGAACCGCCGGACCGCGTTCACCAGCCCGAGGTTGGCCACCTGCAGCAGGTCGTCGCGCTCGATGCCGCGCCAGTAGTAGCGCCGCGCGATGGACTCCGCCAGCCCGAGATTGAGCACGACGACCTCGTCCAGCAGCCGCAGTCGCTCGCCGCCCCGGG
Protein-coding sequences here:
- a CDS encoding LuxR C-terminal-related transcriptional regulator translates to MSARELAEIVADGRWDDFATLCDNTFFRMSLTCPAELQDTLETAPEEWIRRHPRQYYARAGLRAINKRFSVFETEPLEVFTAWVAEQDPVLTRDAVTLLIAQLQYRRFMGQFDEALQVARQIEQAIETSTDYVDFDDFVACMFFPIGATRLMTGDLAGGIAAFSSALRWSRHWRPHPAERHARNYLATTLALAGDYRAAAELVDPDEPVRQSDPGTLAFLYECGGAFGPALIALGAYDRTRTASALERLDDAARSDEFWWLGVHAQALWQLHWGEPQEAAALIERSLLTFRELAPAGSMARTLLVSDLADTYQALGLIDRAMNLLDQPDTAGDAPWTLMSRARLHNLTGNPRSALDLLGTDGVRTAFLPTPASWHLIRANAYHLLRNDERANEALGHAAAAITKLGDRLAVAECAAELRDRLAALVDDPPDTRTLYRHQRSAQLTRRELEVLLALRTKTSVRDISEQLFLSPNTIKTHLRNLYRKLGVNTREEALQATRKLEF
- a CDS encoding CDGSH iron-sulfur domain-containing protein, which gives rise to MTDRIEHPDVIVCPGGPLLLRGEHVVADADGRAHRTTRPVSAVCRCGKSTDQPWCDGTHKVLPDKLKP
- a CDS encoding iron-containing redox enzyme family protein; its protein translation is MRIPKARGELSEALAAALHEGTATAGLAAVPATDDADRQLSLWVLYELSYRGFEDVGDELEWEPELLTLRRVLERRFEAELRESFPPPELSEPFADALFELIDGFDGASVASFVQRDATVEQTLELLRHRTIYHLKEADPTAWVVPRLSTGPKAALMELQYDEYGCGDPNRLHSHLFVRGLDATGLRSDYGAYIDDVPVEVLAQNNAMSLFGLHRRLRGAALGHLAAFEATSSLPSRRMAQGLERLGLPAEMIAYYEEHVEADAVHEQLAVRTICGALVAEEPAQAPEVVFGALTCLGLEDRFARRWLADRSVAA
- a CDS encoding SigB/SigF/SigG family RNA polymerase sigma factor gives rise to the protein MRQALATHGIRHQNQNHDDHERLTMELLERSVGARGGERLRLLDEVVVLNLGLAESIARRYYWRGIERDDLLQVANLGLVNAVRRFDPGRGKDFVSFAVPTISGEVKRYFRDHGWTVRPPRRVQELAAAVTAARTELSQDQGRAPTASELAGHLGVGVEDVREAEASRECFTAASIDYRMSDDDTPLAEALGEDDDGFARADAVTVLGPACRELKPRDRRILYLRFFKGLTQQEIGEELGVTQMQVSRLLARILGQLRASIAPAVAPR